ACCTAGTCGCCACCGATCCGATCACCGAGAACGGCCTCTATCGACAGCTCAAGGAACAGGCCTTCCTCGGCGTCATCGAGTCCGAAAAGACCGGCGGCGGCCGCTCCCAGGGGAGTTACCTTCTGCACCGCCTCGTCACCGACCCGAAACACATCATCAAGGCAGTTCGACGGGACAGCTCGCTCGAGGACTTGCCGACGTACGATCGACTCGGCGATAGCGCAAGCGCGACGGCGGAGCGTGACGCCGAACTCTCCTCGTTCTCCTGAGCCGTTTACCGGCCCGAACCTCACTGCCGGAACTCGTGCGGTGGTTTCCAACGGAGAATCGGCCGCGATTGGCGTGGACCCCGCCACACTCCGTTACAGTCTGAACGAGGGGTGTGGGCGCTCGCTCGTACTGACGCTCGCGGCGATCTCACCGGCCTACGGCCGGAGTTGCTGCGCCTCGTGCGCTGCAGCCGAAGTCCCCGCACCTCGTGCGTTGCGACCGGAGTTTTCGCGTCTCGTGCGCTACAGCCGTAATCTCCACACCACGTGCGCTACGGCCAGAATCCCCGCGTCTCGTGGGCCTCGGCGATCCGCTCGAGGGCCACGATATACGTCGCGTCGCGCCAGGTCACGTCCCGCGCCTCGTACTCTTTGCGAACGGCGTTCCAGGCCCGGAGCATCTCGGTCTCGAGTTCTTCGTTGACGCGCTCGAGACGCCACGATCGGCGGTTGATGTCCTGGAGCCATTCGAAGTAGCTGACCGTGACGCCGCCGGCGTTGGCGATGATGTCCGGTATCACGCGAATTCCGCGCTCTTCGAGGATCTGGTCGGCGCTCGAGGTCGTCGGTCCGTTGGCTCCTTCGACGATCACGTCTGCGGAGACGTCACGGGCGTTTTCCCGAGTGAGGACGTTCCCGATCGCAGCGGGAATGAGAACGTCGACGTCTAACTCGAGGAGTTCGTCGTTCGTGAGCGTCTCGGGTGCCTCGTAGCCGGAGACCATCCCCGGCGTTTCGTCGTGATCTTCGACGTCGTTGGTGTCGAGTCCGTCGGGATCGTAGATCGCGCCATCGACGTCCGAAACGGCGACGACGGAGGCTCCGAGATCGTCGAGGTATCGGGCAGCGTTGGCTCCGACGCTCCCGAACCCTTGGACGGCGACCGTCGTCTCCTCGATGTCCCAGTCGTAGTACTGGATCGTCTCTCGAGTAACGATGCCGACGCTCCGTCCGGGCGCTTCTTCGCGGCCGTACGAACCGCCGACGACGGGTGGTTTACCGGTGACGATACCGGGGGTCGTTTCGCCTTCCTGCATCGAGTAGGCGTCCATGAACCAGGCCATCGTTTGCGGACCGGTCCCCATGTCGGGTGCGGGGATGTCCCGCATCGGACCGATAACTGGACGGAGTTCCTCCGCGAAGCGCCGAGTGAGTCGTTCCTTCTCGTCGGTGCTGAGTTCCTTCGGATCGACGACGACGCCGCCTTTGCCGCCGCCGAAGGGGATGTCCATCACGGCGCACTTCCAGGTCATCCACATCGACAGCCCGACGCACTCCTCCTCGCTCACGTCGGGGTGGTAGCGCAACCCGCCCTTGTACGGCCCGCGAACGCTGTCGTGGTGGGCGCGATACCCCGTGTACATCTCTCTGGAGCCGTCGTCGCGCTCGAGGGGTACCGTCACGCGATAGACGCTCGTGGGATGCCACAGCCGTTCGATGACCCCCTCGTCGACGTCGAGGTGGGCGGCCGCCCGCTCGAGTTGGCGGCGGGCCGTTTCGACCGCGCTTTCGGGCTCGTCCGCTTTTGTATCTGAGACAGTCATCGTTGTGAGTCCGTCTACGTCGTGACCGCCGAAGTACGTCGGCTTGCCAACTCACCCTCTCGTCGGGCGAGTGCTCGCGTCCGTCGCCCCCTCACTCGAGTCGTCCCTTCCATAGCCACCCTCACGTTTGAAGCGCCTCCTCGTGGTCGACTCTCCCATGTCGATCGAGAGCCAGAATCCGGCGACCGGTGAAGTAGTCGACACCTTCGACGAGACCTCGAACGAGGACCGGGAGCGCCATCTCGAGCGAGCGATCGAGACCTTCGAGGAGTGGCGGGACACGCCGGTCGAGCACCGCCAGCAGTTGCTGTCGACGGCGGCGGACGTGCTCCGCGACGGGGCCGACGAGTACGCCGAACTGATGACCCGCGAGATGGGCAAGCCGATCGGACAGGCTCACGACGAGGTCGAGAAGTGCGCGTGGGTCTGTGAGTACTACGCCGAACACGCCGCCGAGTTCCTCGCGGACGACGTCGTCGCCGGCGAGCCGAACGCTCGCACGCTGATCGCCTATCAGCCGCTGGGGCCGATCCTGGCGATCATGCCGTGGAACTTCCCCTTCTGGCAGGTGTTTCGCTTCGCCGCGCCGAATCTCGTTGCGGGCAACGTGGGCCTGCTAAAACACGCCTCGAACGTCCCCGGCTGCGCGAAGGCAATCGAGGACATCTTCCGCGAGGCGGGGTTCCCCGAGGGCGCGTTCACCGCCCTCCTGATTAGCTCCGACGAGATCGACGACGTGATCGCGGACGACCGGATCAGGGGCGTCACCCTTACCGGCAGCGACGGCGCGGGCCGCGCGGTCGCCGAAACCGCCGGCAGCGAACTGAAGACGAGCGTGCTCGAACTCGGCGGCAGCGACCCCTTCGTCGTCCTCGAGGACGCGCCGATGGAGAAAACAGTCGAGACGGCGGTTCAGGCGCGGCTCATCAACTCCGGCCAGTCCTGTATCGCGGCGAAGCGCTTCATCGTCGTCGACGACGTCTACGACGAGTTCGTCGACCGGTTCGTCGAGGCCATGGACGAGCAAACCGTCGGCGACCCGATCGACGAGGACACCGACCTCGGCCCGCAGGCCCGCGAGGATCTCATGGAGGACCTTCACGGGCAGGTCGAGGAGACGCTCGAGGCGGGCGGCGAGTGTCGCCTCGGCGGCGAGCCGATGGACCGCGACGGCGCGTTCTACCCGCCGACGGTGCTGACGGACGTTCCCGAAGACGCACCCGCAGATCGCGAAGAACTGTTCGGACCCGTCGCGACCGTCTTTCGGGTGCCCGACGAAGCGGCCGCGATAGAGAAAGCCAACGACACCCGCTTCGGTCTCGGCGCGAGCGTCTGGACGGAAGACCTAGCGCGCGGCGAGCGGGTCGCCCGCCGGTTCGAGTCGGGACTCGCCTTCGTAAACGAACTCGTCAAGTCCGACCCCCGACTGCCCTTCGGCGGCGTGAAGGACTCGGGCTACGGTCGCGAACTCGCCCGGGACGGGATCCGGGAGTTCGTGAACGCGAAGACGATCTGGGTTCAACACGAAGCCGGCGAAGAAACCGGAATGGTCGAGTGATACGGATCGTTGTACCGTTTTACCCGTGATCGCTCGACCGGGCTAGCGATCACCGGTAACGAATTACGACGGACCGTATGAGTGAGCGCTGACCCCTCGGCGAGCACCACGCTTTTGCCGTCGCTGTGCGACCTCGAACCTATGACCGGACTGTACTACGAGGAGTTCACCGTCGGGGAGACGATCGAACACGAACGTCGGCGGACGATTTCCGAGAGCGACAACCAGCGATTCTGCGATATGACGATGAACCAGCAGCCCTTGCACCTGGACGGGGAGTTCGCGGCCGAGACCGAGTTCGGCGAGCGACTGGTCAACGGCCTCTACACGATGTCGCTGGCCGTCGGCCTCTCCATTCCGGAGACGACCGACGGAACGATCGTCGCGAACCTCTCCTACGACGACGTCGAGCATCCGAACCCGGTCTTTCACGGCGACACGATCCGCGCCCGATCGACGGTGACGGACAAACGCGAGACCAGCGACGGCGAGCGCGGCGTCGTCACCATGCGCGTCGAGGCGTTCACGCAGGACGACGACCTCGTCTGCGAGTTCGATCGAACCGTGCTCTCGCTGAAACGCGAGCATGAGACGGTGGACTGAACGATGGCTGCACCATCATCGATCGACGATCAGGACCTCGAGTGGCTGTCGCTGGACGACAGCGAGTCCGTGCTCTGGTCCGGCGAGCCGGACCGTCGGACGATCGTACCGACGGCGTTACTCCTCGTGTTGCCGGTTCTCGCGCTCGCTGTCGTCCCGTTCAACTGGGTTGCGGGAATCGGTCTCACCGCCGTCCTGACACTCTTTACCGTTCCGACCGTCGCCTGGGCCGTTCTCTGGGTCCGGAGCACGGACTACGTCGTCACCTCGAACGGACTGTACGCGAAACACGGGGTCCTCTCGCGGGACGTCAAACGGATCGACTTCGAGAAGGTTCAAAACACCTCCTACAGCCAGAGCGCACTCGGGACGCACTTCGGGTACGGCCACGTCGAGGTTAGCTCCGCGGGCGGCTCGGGCGTCGAGATGCGGTTCCGATCCGTTCCATCCCCGCGGGAGATCCAGCAACTGATCAGCAGCCGCGTGAAACCGGCTCGATCGCCGGATCGAACCGACGCGAAGCGCACGGACGACGACGTGCTCGAGGAGATTCTCGCGGAACTCCGAGCGATTCGATCGACGCTGGAAGGCGGTACTGGTACCCCAGGCCGGTCGGACGAATCGCGGTCGACCGCTGCCTCGAGCGAGGGCGTCACCTTCGAGCGCGAGTCCTCCGACGGGGACGCGTCGAACTGAGGGGTCACACCGACCGAATCCGGTTTCGTGACCCGACTATATCGCGCCTCGCGTCGACCAAATCGCGTCTCGCGGTCCAACTCGAGCGCGTAGGGATCCCTCAGGTCGCCATCGAGATCATGTACAGGTTGATACAGACGGCGATCACCCACGGGATCGCGAGTCCGGCGGGAACGATGGGGCGGTAGGCTTCGGGGAGCATGGGTCGACAGATCAATCCGATACCGACCGCCACCCCTTTTAGCGCGAGCATGCCGGCGAGCCCGTGCCCCTCGATCGCGCCGCGGGCGACCGGGTTCGATTCGGCCAGCCCCAGATGGAGGCCGGCGAACGTCGTCACGACGTCGCCGACTAACGAAAGCACGACGAGCGCCCAGAGCGCTCGCTCGAGGGATTCCGGTGTCGTATTGCCCGGTAGCTGATAGCGCGGATACGCGCCGTCGGAACTCATAGTCTCCCCGCCGGAGTCGAACCGGTCGTCAGCGGCGTCGACCGTCGGGAGCCCGCCCGTCCGCACGCGACGGTTTCACCACTCCGGATATTGTTATGCTAACCGTAGACGTCACTCGAGTACCGTCGCAGGCGGGTAACCGGCGCAAAACGTCTCGAAACGGTCTCGAGTGAGCGGACGTTCGCTCGAAGTCCACGAACCGACGTCCCGCCGCTGATCGAAAACGAGTAGCCGACACCCTCACGCAAAGCGAAACCCGTCGGTAGCGCGCCCCCGTCTCAGAGGATCGTTCCGTGTTTCTTGTCCGGCAGGGACTTCTCGACGTCTTCGTAAAACGCGAATCGAGCGGCCAGTTCCTCGCGTA
The genomic region above belongs to Natronorubrum halophilum and contains:
- the gdhB gene encoding glutamate dehydrogenase GdhB, with translation MTVSDTKADEPESAVETARRQLERAAAHLDVDEGVIERLWHPTSVYRVTVPLERDDGSREMYTGYRAHHDSVRGPYKGGLRYHPDVSEEECVGLSMWMTWKCAVMDIPFGGGKGGVVVDPKELSTDEKERLTRRFAEELRPVIGPMRDIPAPDMGTGPQTMAWFMDAYSMQEGETTPGIVTGKPPVVGGSYGREEAPGRSVGIVTRETIQYYDWDIEETTVAVQGFGSVGANAARYLDDLGASVVAVSDVDGAIYDPDGLDTNDVEDHDETPGMVSGYEAPETLTNDELLELDVDVLIPAAIGNVLTRENARDVSADVIVEGANGPTTSSADQILEERGIRVIPDIIANAGGVTVSYFEWLQDINRRSWRLERVNEELETEMLRAWNAVRKEYEARDVTWRDATYIVALERIAEAHETRGFWP
- a CDS encoding NAD-dependent succinate-semialdehyde dehydrogenase, producing MSIESQNPATGEVVDTFDETSNEDRERHLERAIETFEEWRDTPVEHRQQLLSTAADVLRDGADEYAELMTREMGKPIGQAHDEVEKCAWVCEYYAEHAAEFLADDVVAGEPNARTLIAYQPLGPILAIMPWNFPFWQVFRFAAPNLVAGNVGLLKHASNVPGCAKAIEDIFREAGFPEGAFTALLISSDEIDDVIADDRIRGVTLTGSDGAGRAVAETAGSELKTSVLELGGSDPFVVLEDAPMEKTVETAVQARLINSGQSCIAAKRFIVVDDVYDEFVDRFVEAMDEQTVGDPIDEDTDLGPQAREDLMEDLHGQVEETLEAGGECRLGGEPMDRDGAFYPPTVLTDVPEDAPADREELFGPVATVFRVPDEAAAIEKANDTRFGLGASVWTEDLARGERVARRFESGLAFVNELVKSDPRLPFGGVKDSGYGRELARDGIREFVNAKTIWVQHEAGEETGMVE
- a CDS encoding MaoC family dehydratase; protein product: MTGLYYEEFTVGETIEHERRRTISESDNQRFCDMTMNQQPLHLDGEFAAETEFGERLVNGLYTMSLAVGLSIPETTDGTIVANLSYDDVEHPNPVFHGDTIRARSTVTDKRETSDGERGVVTMRVEAFTQDDDLVCEFDRTVLSLKREHETVD
- a CDS encoding PH domain-containing protein, with the translated sequence MAAPSSIDDQDLEWLSLDDSESVLWSGEPDRRTIVPTALLLVLPVLALAVVPFNWVAGIGLTAVLTLFTVPTVAWAVLWVRSTDYVVTSNGLYAKHGVLSRDVKRIDFEKVQNTSYSQSALGTHFGYGHVEVSSAGGSGVEMRFRSVPSPREIQQLISSRVKPARSPDRTDAKRTDDDVLEEILAELRAIRSTLEGGTGTPGRSDESRSTAASSEGVTFERESSDGDASN
- a CDS encoding DUF5658 family protein codes for the protein MSSDGAYPRYQLPGNTTPESLERALWALVVLSLVGDVVTTFAGLHLGLAESNPVARGAIEGHGLAGMLALKGVAVGIGLICRPMLPEAYRPIVPAGLAIPWVIAVCINLYMISMAT